The following proteins come from a genomic window of Rutidosis leptorrhynchoides isolate AG116_Rl617_1_P2 chromosome 10, CSIRO_AGI_Rlap_v1, whole genome shotgun sequence:
- the LOC139870544 gene encoding immune-associated nucleotide-binding protein 9-like yields MAVISCLETLFGSKIYDYMILFSLVGDELEADEKSLEVFVRDSLDTLKEVLRLCGNRRVLFANGTKDEAKIAKQVQELISYVNTVLEKNFYLPFTNAMFAEMKPEGTALMDQEKKAEES; encoded by the exons ATGGCTGTAATAAGCTGTTTGGAAACTTTGTTTGGAAGTAAAATATATGATTACATGATTTTGTTTTCACTGGTTGGGGATGAACTTGAAGCAGACGAAAAGAGTTTAGAAGTTTTTGTACGCGATAGTCTTGATACGTTGAAG GAGGTTCTACGTCTTTGTGGAAATCGTCGAGTTCTCTTCGCTAACGGGACTAAAGATGAAGCTAAGATAGCTAAGCAAGTGCAAGAACTTATATCTTATGTGAATACGGTGTTGGAAAAGAATTTTTATTTGCCATTTACAAATGCAATGTTTGCGGAGATGAAGCCTGAAG GAACTGCTTTGATGGACCAAGAAAAGAAGGCTGAAGAAAGCTGA